Proteins co-encoded in one Christiangramia fulva genomic window:
- a CDS encoding RagB/SusD family nutrient uptake outer membrane protein — translation MKNLFKSKFLMIGAAIAVLLCFPSCSKDFLERPPEDSYSVDTFYKTDAQVRASTNHLYSKPWYNFITNVAWAIGELSSGNGRTWDPRNADFDNFAITGEHGTLTQAWESLYAVIAQSNSLINTLPKAVGPDVSPEVLNNALGEARFIRATAYFYLVRIFGSVPIIADNTEYVLEPVVPRNPVEDVYKFIIRDLEFAMENLEDKTRGSNYDENARVSSGSAKAMLSKIYLYQEDWSKAYQLSEEVINSGEFKLYGGDAEDGDPSGSYYDLFLTANDNNPESIFALQWSTSGQYAEGNGLQSLFAQAGITGFSDGWSAIGPSLDLQAAYEDTDEDLRYYATIMAPGAYYPDLNGGYTVSENVNHQGTNVGIKKYVVGNPSTNGGGAMQSYPNNTYILRYGELLLINAEAALRGGGPYEKGVESLNKVRRRAGLEDLENPTLEDVFHERRIELAFEFEWWYDVVRRGPEFAIDYLSNTERGTFNNDTDPPTVNSEHYTPTADDLLFPYPSNETQNNPALLEPPVPYDFEDGQ, via the coding sequence ATGAAGAATTTATTCAAATCAAAGTTCTTGATGATTGGAGCTGCCATAGCTGTTTTGCTATGCTTCCCTTCCTGTAGCAAAGACTTTTTAGAAAGACCACCGGAAGATTCTTACAGTGTTGATACCTTCTATAAAACAGATGCTCAGGTAAGGGCTTCAACAAATCATCTATACTCCAAACCCTGGTATAATTTTATCACTAATGTAGCATGGGCAATTGGGGAGTTGAGTTCTGGTAACGGTCGCACATGGGATCCTCGAAATGCCGATTTTGACAACTTTGCCATCACCGGTGAGCATGGAACCCTTACTCAGGCATGGGAATCTCTGTATGCAGTAATTGCTCAGTCAAACTCGCTGATAAACACTTTACCTAAAGCTGTTGGGCCCGATGTTTCACCAGAGGTGTTGAACAACGCCCTGGGGGAAGCAAGATTTATAAGAGCTACCGCTTATTTTTATTTGGTGAGGATTTTTGGGTCCGTTCCAATCATCGCCGATAATACTGAGTATGTTTTAGAACCTGTGGTTCCAAGAAATCCGGTAGAAGATGTATATAAGTTCATTATAAGGGATCTTGAATTTGCGATGGAAAATCTCGAAGATAAAACAAGAGGTTCCAATTATGATGAAAATGCACGGGTTTCCAGTGGTTCGGCAAAAGCGATGCTATCTAAAATTTATCTCTACCAGGAAGACTGGTCTAAAGCCTATCAGCTTTCAGAAGAAGTTATCAATTCGGGGGAATTTAAACTCTACGGAGGGGATGCTGAAGATGGGGATCCTTCGGGAAGCTATTACGATCTTTTCCTAACCGCGAATGATAATAATCCCGAATCTATTTTTGCACTGCAGTGGTCTACTTCCGGGCAGTATGCAGAAGGGAATGGGTTACAGTCTCTTTTCGCCCAGGCCGGAATTACCGGGTTTTCTGATGGCTGGTCGGCTATCGGTCCATCTTTAGACCTTCAGGCTGCTTATGAAGATACAGATGAGGATTTAAGATATTATGCCACTATCATGGCCCCGGGAGCTTATTATCCCGATTTAAATGGGGGGTACACGGTTTCAGAAAATGTAAACCACCAGGGAACAAATGTGGGTATTAAAAAATATGTAGTAGGGAATCCATCCACGAATGGAGGAGGAGCCATGCAAAGTTATCCCAATAATACGTACATCTTACGATATGGAGAACTCCTTCTGATCAATGCGGAAGCAGCACTAAGAGGTGGCGGTCCATACGAAAAAGGTGTAGAATCTCTCAATAAAGTTCGTCGCAGAGCCGGGCTGGAAGATCTTGAAAACCCTACACTGGAAGATGTATTTCACGAGAGAAGAATTGAACTTGCTTTTGAATTCGAATGGTGGTATGATGTAGTTAGAAGAGGGCCGGAATTTGCTATCGATTACTTATCGAATACCGAAAGAGGAACCTTCAATAATGATACTGACCCTCCAACGGTGAACTCTGAACATTATACTCCAACGGCAGATGATCTACTGTTTCCTTACCCTAGTAATGAAACACAGAATAACCCTGCCTTACTTGAACCGCCGGTGCCATATGATTTTGAAGACGGACAATAA
- a CDS encoding SusC/RagA family TonB-linked outer membrane protein produces the protein MHIKLLKSKNGLPREGKLLLIVLFCFFAQLGVAQNTVRGNVTDTNGLPLLGVNVIEKNTNNGTTTDFDGNFEIQVGDNAVLVFSFVGFVTQEVKVSGGENLSITLDEDSESLEEVVVIGYGSQLKENISGSVSRIDAEELNDIPQVSVDQLMQGRAAGVMVTKNSGRPGASVSVKIRGVNTITGSSEPLYIIDGVPVSGDSRNIATSGRSTADGEGETDVSPLAALNPNDIESIDILKDASATAIYGSRGSNGVVIITTKKGRKGKGKLSYSTYAAIQQPTNKIDVMNLQQYAELQNTIGAIYGLNQQIEFLNPSLLGRGTDWQAEIFDNAMQTNHELSFSGASEKIDYYISSSYTDQEGTVIGSGFDRITVRANVNAEINDWIKTGITMTGSRTNDKITLNNASNGIISLSLLNNPARAVYNPDGSFAGPVTADEIAFGIRNPIAEALSIDNKLTRNRLFGNLFAEFTIADNLSFRTEFGGDFGYNLNDRFQPTFTYGALERGENSLSVRRENNDFWIIKNLLTFHDTFNEKHDVTFLAGQEVQESSWGGVIAQDGDFVSNDVPVLGTGDANDYTDQYKGSSALESYFGRLIYSFDNRYNLTASLRADGSSKFAEGHKWGYFPSVSASWRLSNESFMEDFEALQNIKIYGGYGEVGNQAIPNFAYGVRLNTISTGLGTGFEFANYENPDLTWESSTQTNIGVDFGLLNSRLNATVEVYRKVSKDFLYQLAVTDFVTGGNSPGAITAPWVNLGEMVNKGFDITLSYSTLGEHDFNWKSSLTFSHYDNKVTELLGDLTINGDLSLNDSNQNITQTKVGEPVGMFYGYQVEGLFRTTSDIEGAPIQFGRPFEDALFSSTWLGDVKFKDINGDGVINNDDRTVIGNPHPDFTFGFQNNFTYKAFDLSIFLQGSYGNDIFNAVNRTLTAANSYYVNQAPSVLDYWSIDNPDASSPRLARNDTPNINISDRYIEDGSYLRVQNLTLGYTLPARTTKKIGLSYLKIYGSVQNLYTLTNYSGYDPEVGNYNQNALLMGVDNGRYPSPRTFTMGLNVEL, from the coding sequence ATGCACATTAAATTACTTAAAAGTAAAAACGGTTTACCGCGAGAGGGAAAATTACTTTTAATAGTTCTCTTTTGTTTTTTTGCCCAACTAGGGGTGGCACAAAACACGGTGCGCGGAAATGTTACCGATACAAACGGTTTGCCTCTGCTTGGGGTAAATGTGATTGAAAAAAACACCAATAACGGTACCACCACTGATTTTGATGGCAACTTTGAAATACAGGTGGGGGATAATGCTGTACTCGTGTTTAGCTTTGTAGGCTTCGTTACCCAGGAAGTAAAAGTTTCCGGAGGGGAAAATTTAAGTATTACTCTCGACGAAGATTCTGAAAGCCTTGAAGAAGTTGTCGTAATTGGTTATGGTTCACAGCTGAAAGAGAATATCAGCGGTTCTGTTTCCAGGATTGATGCTGAGGAGCTGAATGATATTCCTCAGGTGAGTGTCGATCAATTGATGCAAGGTAGGGCCGCAGGGGTAATGGTCACCAAGAACTCAGGTCGTCCCGGGGCTTCAGTGTCGGTTAAAATCCGTGGAGTTAATACTATTACGGGCTCCAGCGAACCCTTGTATATAATAGATGGTGTTCCGGTTTCTGGGGATTCCAGGAATATAGCCACCAGTGGAAGATCAACTGCTGACGGGGAAGGAGAAACCGATGTTAGTCCTTTGGCAGCATTGAATCCTAATGATATCGAGTCTATCGATATTTTAAAAGATGCATCGGCTACGGCTATTTATGGATCGCGAGGTTCTAATGGTGTGGTAATTATAACCACAAAAAAAGGAAGAAAGGGAAAAGGGAAACTTAGCTATAGTACATACGCCGCTATTCAGCAGCCTACCAATAAAATTGATGTAATGAATCTTCAGCAGTATGCTGAATTGCAGAACACGATTGGGGCAATTTACGGCCTGAATCAGCAAATTGAATTTCTAAATCCCAGTTTATTAGGCCGGGGGACTGACTGGCAGGCTGAAATTTTTGACAATGCCATGCAGACAAACCATGAACTGTCTTTTTCAGGCGCTTCGGAAAAAATAGATTATTATATCTCTTCTTCCTATACCGATCAGGAAGGAACTGTTATAGGTTCAGGTTTTGACAGAATTACAGTTAGGGCTAATGTCAATGCTGAGATCAATGACTGGATAAAAACCGGTATCACCATGACCGGAAGTAGAACAAATGACAAAATTACTTTGAACAATGCCAGTAATGGTATTATTTCATTGTCATTATTAAATAATCCTGCCAGAGCAGTATATAATCCCGATGGATCATTCGCGGGGCCGGTTACTGCCGATGAGATCGCATTTGGTATAAGGAATCCGATTGCAGAAGCATTGAGTATAGACAATAAACTCACCAGAAACAGACTCTTTGGAAATCTTTTTGCAGAGTTTACAATTGCCGATAACCTTAGCTTCAGAACAGAATTTGGAGGAGATTTCGGGTATAACCTGAATGATCGTTTCCAGCCCACTTTTACTTATGGAGCCTTGGAAAGAGGTGAAAACAGCTTAAGCGTAAGAAGGGAAAACAATGATTTCTGGATCATAAAAAACCTTCTTACTTTCCATGATACCTTTAATGAAAAGCATGATGTGACCTTCCTTGCAGGGCAGGAAGTGCAGGAATCTTCCTGGGGAGGAGTAATAGCCCAGGACGGAGATTTTGTAAGCAATGATGTTCCGGTTCTTGGTACAGGAGATGCTAACGATTATACAGATCAGTATAAAGGTAGCTCAGCTCTGGAATCTTACTTCGGCCGTTTGATTTATTCTTTTGATAACAGATATAATTTAACTGCGTCCTTGCGGGCAGATGGATCTTCCAAGTTTGCCGAAGGACACAAATGGGGGTACTTCCCTTCAGTTTCTGCTTCCTGGAGACTTTCAAATGAAAGTTTTATGGAAGACTTTGAAGCCCTTCAAAATATTAAAATCTATGGAGGTTATGGTGAAGTTGGAAACCAGGCCATTCCAAATTTTGCATACGGTGTAAGATTGAATACTATAAGTACGGGCTTGGGAACAGGCTTTGAATTCGCTAATTACGAAAATCCCGATTTAACCTGGGAATCTTCTACCCAAACAAATATTGGAGTTGATTTTGGACTTTTAAATTCAAGATTAAATGCCACGGTTGAGGTGTATCGTAAAGTCTCAAAAGACTTTTTGTATCAACTGGCGGTGACTGATTTTGTGACCGGTGGGAATTCTCCCGGTGCCATTACCGCTCCCTGGGTAAATCTCGGCGAAATGGTAAATAAAGGCTTTGATATTACTCTGAGTTATTCCACGCTGGGAGAGCATGATTTTAACTGGAAATCATCTTTGACTTTTTCCCATTATGATAATAAGGTTACTGAACTCCTGGGAGATTTGACTATTAATGGAGATCTGAGTCTAAATGATTCTAATCAGAATATTACCCAGACTAAAGTAGGTGAGCCCGTTGGAATGTTTTACGGTTACCAGGTGGAAGGCTTATTCAGAACCACTTCTGATATAGAAGGGGCTCCAATTCAGTTTGGACGTCCGTTCGAAGATGCACTTTTCAGTTCAACCTGGCTTGGGGATGTTAAATTTAAAGATATCAACGGTGACGGAGTTATCAATAACGATGATAGAACCGTAATTGGTAACCCGCATCCCGACTTTACTTTCGGTTTCCAGAACAATTTCACTTATAAGGCTTTTGATCTTTCCATTTTCCTACAGGGATCTTACGGGAATGATATTTTCAATGCGGTAAATAGAACGCTTACGGCGGCCAATAGCTACTATGTGAACCAGGCGCCTTCTGTACTGGATTACTGGTCGATAGATAATCCGGATGCCAGCTCACCTCGTTTAGCGCGTAATGATACTCCAAACATTAATATTTCCGATAGATATATTGAAGATGGTTCCTATCTTAGAGTACAGAACCTAACCCTGGGCTATACCTTACCCGCCCGCACTACTAAAAAAATAGGACTAAGCTATCTTAAAATTTATGGCAGCGTCCAGAATTTATACACTCTAACCAACTATTCAGGATATGACCCGGAAGTAGGGAATTATAACCAAAATGCCCTGCTCATGGGGGTTGATAATGGGCGTTACCCATCGCCCCGAACATTTACAATGGGGCTGAATGTTGAATTATAA
- a CDS encoding glycoside hydrolase family 5 protein: protein MNKNIFLLVLFGSLNFHMLFAQHEPVLKHGNLSLRGVQLVDESGKSVELHGMSLFWSQWQPQFYNETTLLHLKNNWGIDIIRAAMGIEHGGYLENPLKEKERIFEVVDAAIKLNLYVIVDWHDHHAQDHTQEAMAFFDELSRKYGNFPNVIYEIYNEPLEVSWSNVIKPYHEKIISVIRENDPDNLIICGTPRWSQKLMEAANDPIHAKNIAYTLHFYAGTHGEELRSEARNAIALGLPVFVSEFGTTEADGDGRVYKEETLQWIQFMHEHQLSWCNWSVADKDEGSAALVPGTNADEVSLKSQLTESGKFVRKLLSQKNKE, encoded by the coding sequence ATGAATAAAAATATATTCCTACTGGTCCTGTTCGGCAGTTTAAATTTCCATATGCTTTTTGCTCAACATGAGCCTGTTCTAAAGCACGGCAATCTTAGTTTACGAGGTGTGCAATTAGTAGATGAGAGCGGTAAAAGTGTTGAATTGCATGGAATGTCTCTTTTTTGGAGCCAGTGGCAGCCGCAATTTTATAATGAAACAACCCTGCTCCACCTAAAAAATAATTGGGGAATCGATATTATAAGAGCTGCCATGGGCATAGAACATGGAGGTTATCTGGAAAACCCTTTAAAGGAAAAAGAAAGAATTTTTGAGGTGGTAGATGCAGCTATAAAGCTAAATCTTTACGTCATTGTGGACTGGCACGACCATCATGCGCAAGATCATACGCAGGAAGCGATGGCCTTTTTTGATGAGTTGAGCCGGAAATATGGCAATTTCCCTAATGTTATTTATGAAATTTATAACGAACCGTTAGAAGTTTCCTGGTCTAATGTAATTAAGCCATATCATGAAAAAATCATTAGTGTAATTCGGGAAAATGATCCTGATAACCTAATTATTTGCGGGACGCCAAGATGGTCTCAAAAATTAATGGAAGCGGCTAATGACCCGATCCATGCTAAGAATATAGCCTATACCTTACATTTTTATGCAGGTACACATGGTGAGGAGTTGCGCTCTGAAGCCAGAAATGCTATAGCTCTGGGCTTGCCTGTATTTGTGAGCGAATTTGGAACTACGGAAGCAGATGGGGATGGGAGGGTTTACAAAGAAGAAACCCTGCAGTGGATTCAATTTATGCATGAACACCAGCTTTCCTGGTGTAACTGGTCTGTTGCAGATAAGGATGAAGGTTCTGCTGCACTGGTACCTGGAACGAATGCAGATGAGGTAAGTTTGAAAAGTCAGCTAACAGAATCGGGAAAATTTGTTAGGAAATTGCTCAGTCAGAAGAATAAAGAGTAG
- a CDS encoding AraC family transcriptional regulator has protein sequence MYKNVHREITPLSPADSFLVFDRVKDDFDFPIHFHPEYELNFILNGEGIRRVVGDSMEEIGDIELVLVGPNLQHGWELHSCTNKKIHEVTVQFHQDLFDAKLLSRRIMKPVKDMFERSAHGILFSKKISEEVKPRLTKLSKIDSIDYFLELISILYDLANSRNQRLLSTYVFENKDFENSDKIKKIYEYVQKNYQNKISLKEISDLVNMSPVSFNRFIKKRTGKTFIEYVNDTRIGYASRWLIEKEMSIAEIAFRCGFNNIANFNRVFKKSKDCTPSQYREEFSGIKRVL, from the coding sequence ATGTATAAAAATGTCCATAGAGAAATAACCCCTCTTTCCCCGGCAGATAGTTTTCTGGTTTTTGACAGGGTAAAGGATGATTTTGATTTTCCTATTCATTTTCATCCGGAATATGAGCTTAACTTTATTTTAAACGGAGAGGGAATAAGAAGAGTTGTAGGGGACAGTATGGAAGAAATAGGGGATATCGAGCTGGTTCTGGTAGGGCCTAATCTACAGCATGGATGGGAATTGCACAGCTGTACCAATAAAAAAATACACGAAGTCACCGTCCAGTTTCATCAGGATTTATTTGATGCCAAGCTTCTAAGCCGAAGAATCATGAAACCCGTAAAGGATATGTTTGAAAGATCGGCTCATGGGATTTTATTTTCAAAAAAAATTTCTGAAGAGGTAAAACCGCGGCTGACCAAACTGTCAAAAATCGATAGTATAGATTATTTTCTGGAGCTTATTTCTATTTTATACGATTTGGCAAATTCAAGAAACCAGAGGTTGTTGTCAACGTATGTTTTTGAGAACAAGGATTTTGAAAATAGTGACAAAATCAAAAAAATTTATGAGTATGTCCAGAAGAATTATCAGAATAAAATAAGCCTCAAAGAAATTTCAGATCTTGTAAATATGAGTCCGGTTTCCTTCAACCGTTTTATAAAAAAGAGAACGGGAAAAACTTTTATAGAATACGTGAATGATACCCGAATCGGATATGCTTCGAGATGGCTTATAGAAAAGGAAATGAGTATTGCGGAGATCGCCTTTCGTTGCGGATTTAATAATATCGCGAATTTTAATCGGGTCTTTAAAAAGAGCAAGGACTGTACTCCCAGTCAGTACAGAGAAGAATTTAGCGGTATTAAGAGAGTTTTATAA
- a CDS encoding glycoside hydrolase family 26 protein, whose product MKNIITLIILSFIALLFTGCNSLQHRQLENLSLADKNTAKSARILYLRLKEIADRGIAFGQQDATLYGINWKQEQNPMEIRSDIKDVSGKLPAVHGYELGHIELGNSFSLDTVSFVTMRDQIKKIHKRGAIITCSWHLDNPVTGGSSWDKTPAVAAILKEGTQRGKYELWIKRLADFFKSLTDEKGDPIPVVFRPFHEMNGNWFWWGAGNCTPEEYKALWRQSFQLLQENGVHNLLFAYSPNIMQSREDFERFYPGDDYVDILGADVYNYGGREAYITNLQRNIAIIKEKGLQKSKLYALTETGNTTPGSDANFWTESLYPGIKDSGIAWVLLWRNARLDHYFSTYPQDISAENFKKFEELKETLFLNEVQKIKF is encoded by the coding sequence ATGAAAAATATTATCACTTTAATAATACTATCTTTTATCGCTCTGCTTTTTACCGGTTGTAATTCCTTACAACATAGACAGCTTGAGAACCTGTCTCTAGCCGATAAAAACACAGCAAAAAGCGCCAGGATTCTTTATTTAAGATTAAAGGAAATTGCCGATAGAGGCATTGCCTTCGGGCAACAGGATGCTACTTTATACGGCATAAACTGGAAACAGGAACAGAATCCTATGGAAATCAGAAGTGATATAAAGGATGTTTCCGGAAAACTTCCGGCGGTTCACGGCTATGAACTTGGCCATATAGAGCTGGGAAATTCCTTTAGTTTGGATACGGTTTCTTTTGTCACTATGCGCGATCAGATTAAAAAAATACATAAAAGAGGAGCGATCATTACCTGTAGCTGGCACCTTGACAATCCCGTCACCGGTGGAAGTTCATGGGATAAAACCCCGGCAGTTGCGGCGATTTTAAAAGAGGGGACTCAAAGAGGCAAATACGAATTGTGGATAAAAAGGCTGGCTGATTTCTTTAAATCGCTTACCGATGAGAAGGGTGATCCAATCCCGGTGGTATTCCGCCCTTTCCACGAAATGAATGGAAACTGGTTTTGGTGGGGAGCTGGAAATTGTACGCCCGAAGAATACAAGGCCCTCTGGCGACAAAGTTTTCAGCTGCTTCAGGAAAACGGCGTTCACAACCTGCTTTTTGCCTATTCTCCCAATATTATGCAAAGCAGGGAAGATTTTGAACGTTTTTATCCCGGTGACGATTACGTAGATATACTTGGCGCCGATGTGTACAATTATGGCGGAAGAGAGGCCTATATTACCAATCTCCAACGCAACATTGCCATAATCAAGGAAAAAGGACTCCAGAAATCTAAACTCTATGCTTTAACTGAAACCGGAAACACAACTCCCGGTAGCGATGCCAATTTTTGGACAGAAAGTCTTTATCCGGGAATAAAAGATTCGGGAATAGCCTGGGTACTTTTATGGAGAAATGCCAGATTAGATCATTATTTCTCGACCTATCCTCAAGATATCAGTGCAGAAAATTTTAAAAAATTCGAGGAATTGAAAGAAACACTTTTCCTAAATGAAGTTCAAAAAATCAAATTTTAA
- a CDS encoding sodium:solute symporter family protein, which translates to MLQGFDIAIILLYLVGTIIIGLALRKRAQKSKEDYLMGGKSLPWYMLGLSNASGMFDISGTMWLVTLTFVYGFKSIWIPWLWPVFNQVFLMVYLSAWLRRSNVTTGAEWILFRFDSGKGGRWSHTIIVIFAILSCLGFLAYGFIGLGKFVEIFIPWEIVSQYIPFHVPAAYIPHFYGIIFTMFAVFYSVLGGMSGIVWTDVLQYTVMTISSIAIAVIAWQAIGDHTLNVPDGWMNPFFGWHLNMDWSGIIDEVNTKILSDGYSLFTIFFMLMLFKGILASIAGPAPNYDMQKILSTRSPLEAAKMSGFAIFALMPTRYLMVGGFSILAVLFYGQLDLTTAGILDFEKILPAAIQQFVPVGLMGLLLAGLLAAFMSTFAGTLNAAQAYLVNDIYLKHYNPQASHSKVKLMNYGSGIVVVIISIILGFFVQDVNSILQWIVSALYGSYVVSNVLKWHWWRFNGEGYFWGMLSGIIPALIFPLFTDTLDLYYFPVILLISIAGSIIGTYTAPPTNIEVLKNFYKKTRPWGFWKPIADEVEAEDPEFTRNTNFKRDIFNVALGTVAQTLLVVIPLYLILHQSLPLFVSLAILIVCVVILKKNWWDKIKVENNIRRKE; encoded by the coding sequence ATGCTACAGGGCTTCGATATTGCAATAATTCTTCTTTATTTGGTGGGCACCATTATCATTGGTCTGGCTTTAAGAAAAAGAGCTCAAAAAAGTAAGGAAGATTATTTAATGGGAGGTAAAAGTCTGCCGTGGTATATGCTGGGCCTATCGAATGCCTCGGGTATGTTCGATATTTCCGGTACCATGTGGCTGGTCACCCTCACCTTCGTATACGGTTTTAAAAGTATCTGGATCCCCTGGCTTTGGCCCGTCTTCAATCAGGTGTTCCTGATGGTATACCTTTCGGCCTGGCTTAGGAGATCGAACGTCACTACCGGCGCCGAATGGATCCTGTTCCGCTTCGATAGCGGCAAAGGAGGCCGCTGGTCTCATACTATCATCGTGATCTTTGCAATTCTAAGCTGTCTTGGTTTCCTGGCCTACGGCTTCATTGGCCTGGGAAAATTTGTGGAAATATTCATTCCCTGGGAAATCGTTTCTCAATATATTCCATTTCACGTACCTGCGGCCTATATTCCTCATTTTTACGGTATCATTTTTACCATGTTCGCCGTGTTTTACTCGGTTTTGGGCGGAATGTCGGGCATCGTATGGACCGATGTGCTGCAATACACGGTGATGACCATCTCTTCCATAGCCATTGCCGTTATAGCATGGCAGGCCATAGGCGACCATACGTTGAATGTGCCCGATGGCTGGATGAATCCGTTCTTCGGCTGGCATCTTAATATGGACTGGAGCGGAATTATTGATGAAGTGAACACCAAGATCCTTTCCGACGGCTATTCCTTATTCACCATCTTTTTTATGCTGATGCTCTTTAAAGGAATTCTTGCGAGTATAGCCGGCCCAGCACCAAATTACGATATGCAGAAGATCCTGTCTACGCGTTCTCCTCTCGAGGCTGCAAAGATGAGTGGCTTCGCCATTTTTGCCCTCATGCCCACGCGATATTTAATGGTGGGAGGTTTTTCTATCCTCGCGGTCTTATTTTACGGGCAGCTTGACCTTACTACGGCGGGGATCCTTGATTTTGAAAAAATATTACCGGCGGCCATCCAGCAATTTGTGCCTGTAGGCCTGATGGGCTTGTTGCTGGCCGGCCTGCTCGCCGCCTTCATGTCTACCTTCGCAGGAACCTTAAATGCCGCCCAGGCTTACCTGGTGAACGATATTTATTTAAAACATTATAATCCGCAGGCTTCACATTCCAAGGTGAAACTGATGAATTACGGAAGCGGTATCGTGGTAGTGATCATAAGTATCATTCTTGGATTTTTCGTTCAGGACGTAAATTCAATTTTGCAGTGGATCGTTTCTGCCCTCTACGGCAGCTATGTCGTTTCGAACGTTTTGAAATGGCACTGGTGGCGGTTCAACGGCGAAGGCTATTTCTGGGGAATGCTTTCGGGTATTATTCCCGCACTGATTTTCCCTTTATTCACAGATACGCTGGATCTGTATTATTTCCCGGTGATCCTGTTGATTTCAATAGCCGGAAGCATTATAGGAACCTATACCGCACCGCCCACCAATATAGAAGTACTTAAGAATTTCTATAAAAAAACCCGCCCCTGGGGCTTCTGGAAACCCATCGCTGACGAGGTGGAAGCCGAGGACCCCGAATTCACCCGGAATACGAATTTTAAAAGAGACATATTCAACGTGGCTTTAGGCACTGTAGCTCAAACCCTGCTGGTAGTGATCCCTTTATACCTCATCCTGCACCAAAGCTTACCTCTTTTCGTTTCACTGGCCATACTTATAGTGTGTGTAGTAATTCTGAAAAAGAACTGGTGGGATAAAATAAAAGTTGAAAATAATATTAGAAGAAAAGAGTAA
- a CDS encoding glycoside hydrolase family 130 protein: MDFTEKNKPATRIQNFDRLVKTHRELIERPNFPQKDSNGIFERYEHPVVTAAHTPLEWRYDFDAETNPYGLERIGINAAFNPGAIKWNDNYVLAVRVEGNDRKSFFAMAESPNGVDNFKFWEKPVVMPQIGEPDTNVYDMRLTRHEDGWIYGIFCTERKDKKNPNDTTAAVANAGIARTKDLVNWERLPDLISSSGQQRNVVMHPDFINGKYALYTRPQDGFIEVGSGGGIGLGYIKDITNPDLEDERIINQKAYHTIYEMKNGLGPAPIKTEDGWLHLAHGVRNTAGGLRYTLYMFMTDLDDISKVIYQPAGYFMAPNYKETVGDVPNVLFANGWIKDDDGKIFIYYASSDTRSHVAVSSIDKLIDYVKNTPQDDFTSASSVEKILCQIDKNKKLEK, encoded by the coding sequence ATGGATTTTACAGAAAAAAATAAACCGGCGACAAGAATTCAGAATTTCGACAGGCTGGTAAAAACCCACCGCGAGCTGATCGAGCGCCCTAATTTTCCCCAAAAGGATTCGAACGGGATTTTTGAAAGATATGAACATCCCGTGGTAACCGCCGCGCATACCCCGCTGGAGTGGCGCTATGATTTCGATGCCGAAACCAATCCTTATGGTCTCGAACGCATTGGCATTAATGCTGCTTTTAATCCCGGCGCCATTAAATGGAACGATAATTATGTGCTGGCGGTAAGGGTGGAAGGCAATGACAGGAAGTCTTTCTTTGCTATGGCCGAAAGCCCGAATGGCGTTGATAATTTCAAATTTTGGGAAAAACCCGTGGTCATGCCTCAAATCGGCGAGCCAGATACGAATGTCTATGATATGCGCCTCACCCGTCATGAAGACGGCTGGATCTATGGAATTTTCTGCACCGAAAGAAAAGACAAAAAAAATCCGAACGATACTACAGCAGCGGTTGCCAACGCCGGGATCGCTCGTACCAAAGACCTGGTAAACTGGGAAAGGCTCCCCGATCTTATTTCTTCTTCGGGCCAGCAGCGAAACGTGGTGATGCATCCAGATTTCATAAACGGCAAATATGCCCTGTACACCAGGCCCCAGGATGGGTTCATTGAAGTGGGCAGCGGCGGCGGAATTGGCCTGGGCTACATTAAAGATATCACCAATCCAGATCTCGAAGACGAAAGGATCATCAATCAGAAGGCCTATCATACCATTTACGAAATGAAGAACGGCCTCGGGCCGGCTCCTATCAAAACGGAAGACGGCTGGCTTCACCTGGCTCACGGGGTACGGAATACTGCCGGAGGCTTGAGATACACCCTCTATATGTTTATGACCGATCTTGATGATATTTCCAAGGTCATCTACCAGCCCGCAGGCTATTTCATGGCGCCTAATTATAAAGAAACCGTGGGAGATGTCCCGAACGTACTCTTTGCAAACGGGTGGATAAAAGATGATGACGGGAAGATATTTATCTATTACGCATCATCAGACACACGTTCACATGTAGCGGTTTCTTCGATTGACAAACTGATCGATTACGTGAAGAACACCCCGCAGGATGATTTTACCTCGGCATCTTCGGTGGAAAAGATTCTCTGCCAGATAGATAAAAATAAAAAACTGGAAAAATGA